One Bythopirellula goksoeyrii genomic window, CAAGATGATTGTGTTAGAACAATTGATTTCAGAAAGTCAAAAGCAAATCGACCGGATGGAGGAACTATTAAAGGAAATGGAAACGATCGGCAAAGAAAAGGTGTCATAAACATCTCAGCACCCTTGATGCTTTCTTACGTGCCGAGCCGATTTGGTAATCAATTGCTTGAGCACTTTTCGATCGATATCGTCTAGTTGGTTGACGTATAGGCAGCATTTGCCGGTCTTGAACTTGCCAAGCTTTTCTAAAATCGATCCCAAGGGCTCAAACCCAGACATCAGGTAGATCGAGAGACTACGCTTCCGAGGCGATAATCCTACGAGAAACCAATTTCCTTCTCTTCCACTAGCGTACTTGTAATGGTAGGTGCCGAAGCCAACAATCGCGTCGCCCCACATTTTGGGTTTCTCGCCGGTGACATCTTGCATTATTGCTACCAGTTCCCGGCAGTCGGCTCGCTGCTGCACATCGTCGAGGGATTTAAGGAATCGCGGCACGCTTGCGTTATTCTGTTTCGTCTTGAGCTCTGACATAGTTCAATCCCGGGGGAAATGGGGATGCCAAGGAATAAGTAGAATGGAACCCTCAATATAACGCGAATTCAAGTATGT contains:
- a CDS encoding DUF1801 domain-containing protein yields the protein MSELKTKQNNASVPRFLKSLDDVQQRADCRELVAIMQDVTGEKPKMWGDAIVGFGTYHYKYASGREGNWFLVGLSPRKRSLSIYLMSGFEPLGSILEKLGKFKTGKCCLYVNQLDDIDRKVLKQLITKSARHVRKHQGC